The DNA region ACCGGCCTTGATAAATTATTGTAGATATTAACAAGGATCGGGCTTAAAATTATATTCTGTATGGAAATGTTGCTGTCATACAGTGTTAACTTGCATTCACAGTATGTTTTTTCTAATCTGTCAAAATATGAAAGTGTCTAGCAGAATGCGTCTTGTGTGTTTATGACTCTGAAAATGAGTCTGGTCTGAGAAACTTATagacatttattatattaatataatattattgtgATTAGTGATTGACCAAGGCTTTTGTAtataaagaaatgtttttatctCCACCATTTTTAGTCAAATGCTCTTTCATCTTCATTAATAAGATGTAACGAAGAATTAAAATTCAATTAACAGTTCTTTCCTGTTGCTTCAGACTGGGCCCTGAGTGTTTACTGGTGTTCAGGCTTTGCTTTTCCCTATTAGCTGTTCAGCTGGTTTATATAGAGGCTCCTTGAGCTCACTCACAAGAGGACTTTGGCCCTGTGTTTGTTTGATGAGGTTGAAAAGAGTGTATGTTGATGGGAGAGAAGGCAATTGTTGAGGAGAAATACCAGACTGGTATCCAAAGAGGTTCTTAATTAGTTTCCAAAGTGACCCATAGAGGTCCCACTTAAGCTTGTCTCGGTCTCTCTCCTGCCCAACAAAAACAGTTAATGGAGACTTAAAAATACCAGTCATCCAACTTGCAGCTAAAGGACCCTTTATTGCTGGTCTTTAACTGTTACAATAGCAAATTAATTATGCAGCCTATAGGATGTATCTATTTTGGCTAAATGTTGCATAAATTGTGTGTCACCTTATATACATTGTGTGGCTCTGGACAGAAAGCCATTTTTGCATAGGTATAAATAGCAGCTGAGTTGCATGTGGCTGTCAATTACGGCTGAGAATTCCCATGGAGAAGACAGCAAGATGATGATGGTTCAGCTGGAGCCACAGAAGAGCTCTCCACTGAAGCAAACCATTGTCTGAGAGATTAATTGTCTGCCACGTCTACTGATTGCCTTGCTGTGTCTCTGTAAGAACAAGGCAGGATTGCATTCTCACAAGGATTTCCTCTAAAGAACACAGAGCGTGATCAATCTTATGGCTGAAGCAAGTCTCCAATAAGGTCCTCTATATTTGCTTTATGCGTCTGTCTGTATTCAAAGAGCTTTTCAGAGAATTCCACACTTCCTCTTAGTCTGACTGGCTCCTGGAGTCAATTGGATCATTCCCCATCATACGTTAATTGTAAAGGAACGTGTTCAGGATTCCTATTGGAATTTCGACAATAATTAGGAATcataatggacaaaaatggttgattattttattaaaatctttactgaattgatttttttttcccaacaCAGTAGATGAAATAgctataatgtttttattttcaataattaaattattaatttatgatttaaatatttgtgaccctggaccgcaaaaccagtcataagtagcactggtatatttgtagcaataaccaacaatacataggtcaaaatgatcgatttgtcATTTatggcaaaaaatcattaggatattaagtaaagatcatgttctatgaagattttgtaaatttcctacggtaaatatattatacatttttgattagtaatatgcattgctatctTAAATTTTCtccattttggtaacactttacaataaggttcattagttaaacattagttagtgtattaactaacatgaactaaccatgagcaatacatttgttaatgtatttactaatctttattaacgttagttaacggaaatacagttgttcattgtttgttcatgttagttcacactgcattaactaatgttaacaaaattttaataatgtattagtaaatgttgaaattaacattaacaaagattaataaatgctgtataagtccagttcattattagttcatgttaactaatatggttaactaatgttaactaatgaaccttattgtaaagtgttacatcGACGTTCTttcgattttctcaaaattgtacttttttttcccaccctCAGATTCGAGAATTTCAAATAATTggatcagctttcagatgatgtataaatatcattttcaaaaaaaaaattacccttatgactggttttgtggtccagggtcacatattggtaACAAAAAATACCTGAGATTAAGAACTATGTGATCTAatagttcgttttttttttttttttttttttttttttggaagtagGGTTCTTATTAAACTCCAAAAACAATTCAATGAATGTAAAAAgaatattaaatacaaaaaacgACAACATTTCTCACTTGATTTAGTATACCTTGATGtgctaaaataactcaaactgaaatgaaaaacatttaacacataaaaaacaactaaaaacaatgaaagcataattattttgtatacagTTGTCAAAATTTGAAGTGTATCAAAAGAAAGTTAAtgaaagttgtcctaagacaagaacgggtattgttttggttttaggacaactttgatgaaaggttttgatccacttcaaatgttgattactgtatactattatatatatatatatatatatatatattaaagtctACAAAAAAGTGACTTATAAAAATACATctcaattatattaaaaaaataatatttacttaTGAAAATTCCCATTAACATAACTTCTTCTTTTTGAGGATTACTGAACAGGGTATTTATAAAAACAAACCAGGGAAATATTTCTAATTGAATAGAACATTCTCATTTCATTTTGTACCTACTGAACAGATACCACTAGAATTTTAACATGCTGTAGTATTTAAAAGGTATTATTTCACAAAGGCAGTTTTTCTAAAGCATACTATAGACATAAAGTAATTATAAAGAGTGCACACTCAAATCACACGATCTGCTTCAATGAACACCCATGATGTGCCCTCAGGCAAAGTCGCACATAATTGGATGTATAGGTCCATCTAGTGGCTCTTCTTGAAAATAGATTTAGTGTGTCCcaactttatttattaatttctttgtttgtttaattgtttGAAATTTAAATGTACTACAGTGACAGTTTCATGgaattttatagctttttaaaatggcATTTTACAAGTTTTAGAATAAAGAATTCCACATTTacaacataaattatacatacaaCATAAATGCAAAATATCCATACTTCAAAATATTCATACCTcaaaaacaaactgaaacaaaaaagttTGTCTCAAGAAATAGCCCAAAAACTAAACCTaactataaatatttaaattataataataacaatacaaataaaatgacataaaaatactaaaacttaaaaaaaaaatgaaaatgaaaactgtaaatatatcaatagttaattaataatattaataaatactacattAGTATATACAAAGCTGGGTatattacttacaaattgtaatccgttactgattccaaattacattttagttagTAACATAATCTAATATAATGTCAGACtactttttgattatttttagattacttttgacctaacttgggTATCACATTGATTTAACCAGGATAATCTTTAACCATAATACAAAGAGTGAGAAAATATATTCCTTCCATTgtaattaacaacatgaagtgcattaaacattatatacatcaaggtttcccaaactggggtttAATGGGAGTTTAATGAAAGGCTAACaagtaattaaaaatgtaatacagttactaaaaaagatgaaatattttatgtttacctgaaccgtgaacatgcaaatgtgatacttaattattaaaatatttattttaaaatctcaggggttcTTAAAGGGCTCATTGATTATGAATTcactttttaactttagttaGTGTGTAAAGTTGCTGTTTGAGCATGAACTCTGCAAAGTTACAACGCTTAAAGTTCAGTGCAAACAGACATATTGTCTTTTACAGAATTGCTGATTGACcatccctttaaagtaaatatattaattGAAAGAGAATGTCTGCAAATAAGAAATAATGAGAATTTGTGCATTTGAATttgagtttgaaagacaaaagcctttcaataatacataataatagatggttaaataacctactgagtgatcatttaaataataaaaaaaaatgaatgtgtttatcagtagttgatgcaatgttgaaacacttcttaaacctgaaattatttttgtaaatcCATTGGTCAAATGCTGCACCTGACTAATGACTAGCCAGTGTGTCATtgtccacaaaactggactttCTGAGTGTatataagcagtgttggggaTAGTTACtgttaaaagtaatgcattacaatattgagttactccataaaaaagtaactaattacgctaCTCAGTTACTttctatggaaagtaatgtgttgcgttacttttgcgttactttttaaatctaggcagggtttgcttgtttgtttttaatataaaaagttatatttttagcaaatgtaaaagcctttttacaccaaaagcctcaggcttagagaaaagttaattcatgtctgtacagtaatacgcagaagaaaaaatgtcaactcttcagcaatacaaaaaaaataaataaaaggaaaacaaatgttagattatcttgagtaatttttgcttattagtatggatgaattggaacATCCAGGGTCGGCAGCAAAgtcatcagttaataaaatgggattaaatacataaaggatatttgtattatttaacatatttcattATTGCAgatttgcgttgaatttcactgtttctttttcattttgaagaatacggtatctgttttttagtgagtgagatgaattaatgcatgtttgcATTTATTCTAaactagaactaaagtaacattttactTATTTACCATTTCTCTCAACaaggggacaggagagcttttaatcaataaatgagggggaggggaactggcgttacttatttgaaaaagtaactcagatattttcttgtcaattaaaaagtaatgcattactttactagttacttggaaaaagttcTATTATTACGTAACATCCGTAACCCCCAATACTGTATATAAGAGGTACACaattttagaaaggaaaatttaGACAGAATCAATAAATGGTGAAACGCTATTGTGTGAATGATATGTAATGacatgtaatcaataaaaaaaataactatagtctgattacgagtattttaaaatgtaacttactctaattacaagtacaGATTAATCAGTTACTAACCTAGCTCTGGGtatataaatataactaaaataaCATTAAGACTAGCTTTAGCGTATTCAAGTGATATGAGTGAAATTTGTGTGAAAAGTCATTCAGGAAGTATAACCAATGCCTATCGTTATATTAGAAACTCAATTTCCCAGCATCCTTCATTGCAACGCGCCGACATAGTGTCGTAAATCATTCGCTCTGCTTTACGGCAGATAATAGGCCAGTGTGGAGTGAATTGAGTAATGGCAGGAACAGACACGAGATAGTCCACGAACTTTACGTTATTCCTACATTTATCAGGTACCAGCAGTGGGACGGACGTCTGTCTTTGTCGTCGTTCGCTGTGAGAGGCTGATTCCGACCCCGTTTTTCTGTCATCATAGTAACTGTATGCAGTGGAATGGCTGAAGTGCCGCCTGGGCCTAACGCACTGCCTTCATCCCCGAGCGAGATCACACCACTGCCCGTGGACGGGTGCACCTTACTGGGCAACGATGGGGGACGGGACATCATCATCAGCCCCGGCCCGGGACACCAGCACGCCAGCGACCATAAGGCGATAGTCAAATCCAACCAGAACAACGTGCATCCTAATGCATCAGCCGCCCAGTTCCACACAGCCCAGCTGAACGGGGTCCAGTGCAACCACACTCACCTCCAGAACCACGTCCAGCAACACCGGCCGTCCGACAATCAAAACGCCGCTTCTGATCACCACTTGGACGGGATCGGTGAAACGCAGGGCGAGCACACGGAAAACAACAATTTCACGAGAAATAAACGATGTAACGTTAGTGATATATCGCAGAGCCAATCGCCGCCGAACAACGGGATAAACTGCACTGATAGTATGGCGATAACGGAGAGCAGCTCTTGTCGACTGGAGAATGATGTAAGTAGCAGGACTGGTTCGGGGGAGCAGACTCGAGCGGCTGCGGTAGCGCTGATGGACGGGGCTGAGTCAGGCCCAGGCCCGCAGGGCGCTGGAGTAGAACAGGCGGCGGCTGACAGCGTTCCGGTGGCGGAGATGTCGAGACTAGCGCTGGAGGAGCACGACGAGTCCATCCGATACGTGAGATATGAGTCTGAGCTCCAGATGCCCGATATCATCCGACTCATAACTAAAGACTTATCTGAGCCCTACTCCATATACACCTATAGGTACTTTATTCACAACTGGCCTCAGCTCTGCTTTCTGGTATGTATCCTGTCATTCACTTACTCTTGATGGTGTTGAATAGATCAGCATCAAAGCTTTCAGTATCACCTTTGATATAACAAAATGGTTAACGTTTATGCGTAATTCATGTATAAAATATTACTGATTGATTAACAATTTAGCATATCTTGGATGTGCATTACAGAGTagtatggtattaccatggtttTGGGCACATACCATGGTTCTACGTCTGAAATAAACATGTTGCTATAATAAGTGTCTACAAAAAGGAAGTAAATATGTTTTACCATGGTATGTCTTAAAAACATGAGTATTTTATAACCATGTCCAAAAAACATTatactgtttatttttttatgctggGAATGGGTTTTTAAATGTTTGTCCATTTTCCCCAATGTCATGTTGAATTAAGTGATGGCCTGCCTTTACTCCTTATCGTATTTAACCACATTAGACGCCTGAAaatttactatggttttactgtaGCAACTCTAACTACTACCTTTCTTCTGCTAGAATCATATAAAATTTTCTAGTAACTATTAAGAGAAAGTATACTTCTATTTACAAACGAGTACTAAATGATACTATGTATCATCAATATATCATCGCTGATATAATAAAAAGGATAAAATGTCCATGGTACAGTGATATACCAAAATGTCGAACTATTGTATATTTAAATGATAATGAAAATCCCCCAAAAACTGTATgaacaaaatatacattttgaagCATGATATGTCTCAAAatggtgagattttttttttcagatgtcaTTGTTTAAAGTGATGGATTTGGTCCATGTCAGATGTAACCACATCTTTAGACCCTTGCAAAAATTTACCAGGGTTCTTTTGCAAGAATCATCATATTGGGGGTGAGGAAGTGTAATTTCGTAACAGATGAATGAACAGATGGCTACCAAGAAGTGTCATggtactttttttaatttttttttttaaacaaagtgtaccatggtaataccaatACTACGGTAGGTTAATCATTCAGTACATTGACTGTACTGTAGTACTGCcacagtgttttttattttattttttatttcatgtatttttttattacttgTAGTTTAACATAAACCATAGTTTGTTTCATACAAACCATAATAACGTAATTCTAACCATAGTAATGAGGGAGCAGTCTATATCATGGTTTTACCTGTGGTTACTGtggtcttatttaaaaaaaaaatcctacagTTGGTGACTATGCCAGGACTATGCTACAATCAGAGGTGTCAAAGTGTATTTATATCTTTATGAATGCAACAAGGTCAGGGTGGTGTAATTATTACAAATTGAGCCTAATAATAGAGATATTTGTCAGTGTTTTGCTCATAGTTCACAGCCCACTAGAGTAATTGCAGTGTCTTGATGACTCTGGTTCTGTGATGTGTCACAGGCAATGGTTGAGAAGGACTGTGTTGGTGCCATCGTGTGTAAGCTAGACATGCATAAGAAGATGTTCCGTCGCGGATACATCGCCATGCTTGCTGTGGACTCCAAATTTCGCAGGAAAGGCATCGGTAAGAGCCGTGCTAGCATTGTAGCCCTCATCTCAGAATGGCAACAGAATCGGATCTTTTTATAGGACGCACATCTGCTTCAGTGTCAGCTCATGGATACATTTAGTGTCTTTGAACTGCTATGAATCAAGGGTTTGCCATTCTGTGTCGAAGGAGTCTAATCATTCCATGTGTTTTCTCCATTCATATTGTGTTATTTACACTGTTCAACAGGCATATTTAATACTGGAAATGTGTTATGAATgattaaaaatggaatttattccttgTTAGGCACCAACCTTGTGAAAAAGGCCATTTATGCTATGGTGGAAGGGGATTGTGATGAGGTAAGAGATTTCACACTGTGGGCATGTTTAGAATGAAATACTACTacatacttaaaggagtagttcacttccaggacaacaatttacagataatgtactcacccccttgtcatccaagatgttcatgtctttctttcttcagttgtaaagaaattgttttttgagggaaacatttcaggatttctttgcatataatggatatctagggtgtcccagagtttgaacttccaaagtgcagtttaaatgcagcttcaaagcatcCTATATCGCtgtattaccttttttttttttaaaggtcatttgaccttctttgaacgttcactttgtaaacactgggttggtacttctgcagcattgtagggcgattttggagtttttcgacatacaggaatacacacagttcacacagagctagaccaagatcagtgtttgcagttaaaaagtatataaattgtaattcgtttcactagacaagacccttcttctttggctgggatcgtttagagccccttgaagctgcatttaggaagttcaaactcgggggcatcatAGATATCCATtttatagagagaaatcctgaaatttttcctgaaaaagcataatttctttacgactgaagaaagaaagacatgaaaatcctggatgacaaggtggtgagtaccttatctatacatttttgttctggaagtgaactacccctttaatatTACATAATAGAGGAAGGCTAAGAAACATGGATTCTCCCAGGCGAGATTGAAAATGCTTTTCTTCTAAATTTTTGCTTAAATTCTTATGTTGATGGTTttaataaagggatagttcaccctaaagtgaaaattctgtcattgattactcacccacatgtcgttccaaacctgtaagaccttcgttcatctcgGGCACACAAATTGAGATACttgtgatgaaatccgagagctttctgatcctccatagACATAAAtggacatgttcaaggcccagaaaggtagtaagggcattgttagCTTCATAGCATtatgaaccactaatgtcacatggattattttggtggtagttgtctatgcagggtcagaaagctctcagatttgatcaaaaatatcttaatttgtcttctgaagttGATcgaagttcttacaggtttggaacgacatatgggtgattaattaatggcgcaattttcatttatttgtgaacAATCTCCCGTATGTTTTACTCATGTCTATATGCTTTGTTCTCATCCTTAGGTGGTGCTAGAAACGGAAATCACCAACAAATCAGCCCTGAAACTCTATGAGAACCTGGGCTTTGTCAGGGACAAGCGGCTGTTTAGATATTATTTAAACGGAGTGGACGCACTTCGGCTCAAACTCTGGCTTCGCTAAATCAATCTACGGGGTCCCTCAACTCGTTGCTCCATCCCTTCGGCCTCCTCTTCCTCCGCCCCGGTCCTCCGGCTCAGATCACCTGACTTCCCATCAATAGAAAGACACACGACCTCTGCTGAGCCACAAAGGGCAAACTCTGAGGGAAAATTCAACCAATCATAATAAAGTGTTTTAAGAACTTTTTGTGCGAAAGAAAGAGGTtattgcaaaaaaaagaaaaacagtcagGTACTAATATGACACCGAGAAGGAAAACGTTGTGGCTTCTGTGCTCAGGTGTCAATAGCCTGACTTAAGACCTCCGTGTGTTTGTGTCGGGCAGTGGAGATGGGCTGGGCTGAACGTGTTGACGGCATCTGCGAAAAGTATCATGCCGAAAGCAAACAATACGCCACACCtctgttgttgtgtttttttgttgttgtttttttttacaatcacAAAGCGAAGGATGGAGATGTGTTTCAACCGACTCAACtactcaaataattttttttttaaagagggtGCACAGGAGCATTGCAGGTTGCAGTTGTGTTGTAGCCTGCTGCTTTGcgttgtttctttctttttttgtgtgtgtgtacgggggtctgtgttttattttatgtgtttattttatgttttggaaAACACTGAGCAGAGCTTTGTCCGCTTTCGAAGTCTGATCTCTGACAAACTAACACAGATTCAGAAACACTTTAACCTGAATGCTGCAAAGCAGTGCATACGGCATCTCTGCTCTTTTAAGTTGGTCTTATTAGCTCACAATACGCCATATTGGTTTATGTGACTTGTGATTCTGACACAAATAGCGTGATCTCACCAAACAAGTTGTCTCGATGCTACTTCGTGAGTGTTTTGTACAACTAAATTGAATTACTAAATGAGCCTGAAAGGAGAGTATTCCCTGTTTTTTGAGTACCACAGATTTCCCTTTCCATGTCTGATACAGTGTTTGGATATTCAGATATGCTATAACCTCAAACGGACGCACTTCTCTTTTTTGCACTGATTAGATGGGGTATAATTCCCTTGGTCGTCACTGCGTCAGTGGACCAGTAGGGGGCAGATTACAGATCTCACCAGCTCAGTTGCTCCAATGGACTCAAGCAAGTAGTTGCTTTACAGTCATGAAACAGATTGATTTATATGCAAGATGACATTGTTTAGAGGTGTTTTAAAATTTAACGGAGGAAGTTTCCGGAGGTTAGCGATTTTATGGGTTTGTGTTTAACAGTAGTGTGCTGTGGCAGGTTGTACCAACACCCACGTCGTATGTAAGTGTTTCTATGTCATTGCCAATAGACCCCCATTTTGCTTTGCTGCTGGCTCATGAGTTGTTGTTGGaagaaaaatgtgttttttcaaGT from Garra rufa chromosome 21, GarRuf1.0, whole genome shotgun sequence includes:
- the naa30 gene encoding N-alpha-acetyltransferase 30, producing the protein MAEVPPGPNALPSSPSEITPLPVDGCTLLGNDGGRDIIISPGPGHQHASDHKAIVKSNQNNVHPNASAAQFHTAQLNGVQCNHTHLQNHVQQHRPSDNQNAASDHHLDGIGETQGEHTENNNFTRNKRCNVSDISQSQSPPNNGINCTDSMAITESSSCRLENDVSSRTGSGEQTRAAAVALMDGAESGPGPQGAGVEQAAADSVPVAEMSRLALEEHDESIRYVRYESELQMPDIIRLITKDLSEPYSIYTYRYFIHNWPQLCFLAMVEKDCVGAIVCKLDMHKKMFRRGYIAMLAVDSKFRRKGIGTNLVKKAIYAMVEGDCDEVVLETEITNKSALKLYENLGFVRDKRLFRYYLNGVDALRLKLWLR